The Porphyromonas pogonae genome segment ACTGCGCACATCACCAACAGTGAGCGAGCCTGCATCGGAAATATCGGTTACGACTTCATCAAATGAAATGGTTCTTACTTTTTCAGGCTTTGCAAAATAAACTACCTTGCCTTTGTTTTGACCTACTTTGGCTACGCTTTTGGATAGATTGAAGTTCATGATAAAATAAAATTAAAAGTAAATAAATTGTAAAATAAATGGTTGTAACCCCGACGTCTTTGGGTTACTCTGCAAATATACAACATCGGATACCCCTTGTCAAGCTTTTGGGCAATTATTTTTAAAATAAAATCACAACACGTTTATATATAATAAAATACAAATCAATTGGGTGAAAGATTTTGGATATTGGGGGTGCTTGTGAAAATGAGGGGGAAGTAAGTTGGCATAGCTTATCTTATCGTGAAAAAGGTTACTTCGTTGTTGCCTCTCACTTTAGTAAACTACAGGTTTTCTTGCTTTGGCATAGTGATGGTTTAATGACGGTACTTGGGTATTTCCCCCTTTAGAAAGCTACAAGTTTTCTCGCCTTGGCATAGCTAAAATAGGAATTTGGCTCTGCCCTCGGCTTACCGAAAACCGTTAGCTAAAGAGAGTGTAGATTGGCCTCATAAAAGAAGACATGAAGGAAAGCCTTATAGGATTAAGGTGTGGTTTAAATCAGCGAAAGAAGATATTGCCCATATTGATTTTTCTTCATGGGTTCAGCTAGGCGACTTATATCACTACGAGTAATCCAGCCTTGATGATAAGCAATCTCCTCCAAGCAAGCAATTTTTAGCCCTTGACGTTTTTCGATGACTTCAACAAATCTAGATGCTTCGGACAAAGACTCGTGCGTACCTGTATCGAGCCATGCAAAGCCACGGCCGAGTTGCTGTAAGCGAAGCTGATCCCGTTGCATATAGATTTGGTTTACACTTGTGATCTCCAGTTCGCCACGTGCTGAGGGTTTTATCTCTTGGGCAATCTTGACAACATCATTGGTATAAAAATAAAGACCTACTACGGCATAATTACTTCGAGGCTGAATAGGCTTTTCCTCAAGGCTGATAACCTTGCCGCCTTCGTCAAACTCTGCCACGCCATAACGCTGCGGATCATTGACATAATAGCCGAAAATGGTACTCGCCCTTTGTTTACTCACAGCTTCCACAGCATCAGTAAGCATACGACCAAAGCTCTGTCCATAAAATATGTTATCGCCCAAAACCAAAGCAACATCATCATTACCTATAAATTGCTCACCAATAAGGAACGCCTGTGCAAGTCCGTCTGGAGAAGGTTGCTCGGCATAAGTAAGTTTAAGGCCATAATCAGCCCCATCGCCCAACAATCTTTTGAAAGAAGGTAGATCATCAGGAGTAGAAATCAGCAAGATATCGCGAATGCCCGCAAGCATCAGTGTGGACAAAGGGTAATATACCATAGGCTTGTCATAGATAGGCAATAACTGCTTGCTTACCCCTTTGGTTACGGGGTAAAGGCGTGTACCGGAACCTCCGGCCAATACAATTCCTTTCATAAATAGTGAGTTTTGCAGTAAAGTTAAGAAACAGTTTTGAACTTCAGATAATATGTAATACTTAAACGGTTCAACTTTCGGGTCACTTCAAGGGAGAAGGCGGATTGATCTCTTTACCACGCTCTATATATCAATTACAATCCTGAATAATTTAACAATGGCAATGTGATCAATCCCACTGCCCTCTTCTCCAAGGGGAAAGCGACCTGCATTGATATTATTCTGGTAGGAGGTATTTGGTTCTGCCCTCGGCTTACCGAAAACCGTTAGTTAGCAAGACTACAGGTCTTCTCGCCTTGGCATAGCTCAAATAGGTATTTGGCTCTGCCCTCGGCTTACCGAAAACCGTTAGTTAGCAAGACTACAGGTCTTCTCGCCTTGGCATAGCT includes the following:
- the rfbA gene encoding glucose-1-phosphate thymidylyltransferase RfbA: MKGIVLAGGSGTRLYPVTKGVSKQLLPIYDKPMVYYPLSTLMLAGIRDILLISTPDDLPSFKRLLGDGADYGLKLTYAEQPSPDGLAQAFLIGEQFIGNDDVALVLGDNIFYGQSFGRMLTDAVEAVSKQRASTIFGYYVNDPQRYGVAEFDEGGKVISLEEKPIQPRSNYAVVGLYFYTNDVVKIAQEIKPSARGELEITSVNQIYMQRDQLRLQQLGRGFAWLDTGTHESLSEASRFVEVIEKRQGLKIACLEEIAYHQGWITRSDISRLAEPMKKNQYGQYLLSLI